The following coding sequences are from one Capsicum annuum cultivar UCD-10X-F1 chromosome 3, UCD10Xv1.1, whole genome shotgun sequence window:
- the LOC107865579 gene encoding disease resistance protein RGA2-like, whose translation MASQARWSENIGSASGASEIIQIEEKKKRLIEEREKDMEVKRAISTDQSYSKQQGAKDTREKIKVKTQLNKEFEMKDLGGVKKILGDYDKRRSLTCYVFIIGSCAISWKATLQTTVSLSTTKEDCTSITEAFKEAIWLKVKMIAKKIIESGGGKKHDYLQLDAVQNELCKMLDGRKYLLVLDDVWNEDTLKWSRLKNMLIGGAKGSMILLTTCSDVVAEVSGSAHQHKLGDLLKEDAWTLFGKMAFECNEESKNSNLVEIGKEIVRKCGGIPLAIRSICSLLRQKRTEDEWIYFKNQELSSITRGGNDVMTILRLSFNYLPRHLKICFTYCSLFPKDFLIQRSDLIDMWIAQGFIQSTTRNRDDVEDVANSFFMNLFRRSFFQETELKGLVDLRNSLSIKFMGRAHAIGERTPTDVVKRMEHLQQISVKFECGNHEDDTGADLIMLEALQPHQNIEILEILNYRGSRFPSWMMVENLGFFLPKLVDLRIGFCCKCQKLPLLWKLPSLQGLELQYLDGLEDIESNALPTSSSSPLCNLKDLSLDSVEGLTTFPEDVFKNLTLLESLSIRNCRNLVSLSTCLTHLASLETLCIEDCPQLELSNEEAMQFQAPGNLSTFSVVRLDKIMSLPLWLRHFSDTLKSMDITECPNFATILDWIGYLIALNRLVRDDSPMLKSLPEGMRSLTALQKLIVIGG comes from the exons CAAAGGATacaagagagaaaataaaagtgaaaaccCAGCTCAAcaaggagtttgagatgaaggatctaggagGAGTAAAGAAGATTCTTG GAGATTATGATAAAAGGAGGTCCCTTACATGCTATGTTTTCATTATTGGTAgttgtgctattagttggaaagctaccttacagactacGGTTTCTTTGTCAACTACTAAGGAAGATTGTACGtctattacagaggctttcaaggaagctatttggttgaaag TGAAAATGATTGCAAAAAAAATTATCGAATCTGGAGGAGGGAAGAAGCATGATTACCTTCAACTAGATGCAGTGCAAAATGAGCTTTGTAAAATGCTTGATGGGAGGAAGTACTTGCTAGTTCTCGATGATGTGTGGAATGAAGATACCTTGAAATGGTCGAGACTGAAAAATATGTTGATCGGTGGAGCCAAGGGAAGTATGATTTTACTGACTACTTGTTCAGACGTGGTGGCGGAAGTTTCAGGAAGTGCACACCAGCATAAATTGGGAGATCTTTTAAAGGAAGACGCATGGACATTGTTTGGAAAAATGGCATTTGAATGTAACGAAGAGAgcaaaaattcaaatttggtgGAAATAGGAAAGGAAATTGTGAGAAAGTGTGGAGGAATTCCTCTTGCAATAAGGTCAATATGCAGCCTGCTACGCCAGAAAAGAACGGAGGATGAGTGGATTTATTTCAAGAATCAAGAGTTGTCAAGTATTACACGAGGAGGAAATGATGTAATGACCATTTTGAGATTGAGTTTTAATTACCTTCCTCGGCATTTAAAGATATGCTTCACATATTGTTCCCTCTTTCCAAAGGATTTCTTAATTCAGAGATCTGATTTGATTGACATGTGGATTGCTCAAGGTTTTATTCAATCAACTACTAGGAACAGAGATGATGTAGAGGATGTTGCAAATtcatttttcatgaatttgtTTAGAAGGTCATTCTTTCAAGAAACTGAACTAAAAGGACTTGTTGATCTCAGAAATAGTTTAAGCATTAAGTTCATGGGACGAGCCCATGCAATTGGAGAAAGAACACCAACAGATGTAGTGAAAAGAATGGAACATCTTCAACAGATTAGTGTAAAGTTCGAATGTGGAAATCATGAGGATGACACTGGAGCTGATCTGATAATGTTGGAAGCCTTACAGCCGCACCAAAACATTGAAATCTTGGAAATACTAAATTACAGAGGGTCAAGGTTTCCAAGTTGGATGATGGTTGAGAATCTTGGCTTTTTCCTACCAAAGCTTGTTGATCTACGTATAGGATTTTGCTGTAAATGCCAAAAGCTTCCTCTGTTATGGAAACTGCCTTCTCTCCAAGGACTTGAACTACAGTATCTCGATGGACTTGAAG ATATTGAATCAAATGCTTTGCCCACCTCATCATCTTCTCCTCTTTGCAATTTGAAAGATTTGAGTCTAGATTCTGTTGAAGGCCTAACAACTTTCCCAGAGGATGTGTTCAAGAATCTCACGTTGCTCGAATCTTTGTCTATCCGAAACTGCAGAAATCTGGTCTCTCTATCTACATGTCTTACTCATCTCGCTTCTCTGGAAACTTTATGTATAGAGGATTGCCCTCAGCTTGAGTTGTCCAACGAAGAGGCAATGCAATTTCAGGCCCCGGGGAACTTATCAACTTTCAGTGTTGTCAGGCTTGACAAGATTATGTCGCTTCCACTTTGGCTCCGACATTTCTCAGATACTTTGAAATCAATGGACATTACAGAATGTCCTAACTTTGCAACAATTCTAGACTGGATTGGCTACCTCATTGCCCTTAATCGGTTGGTGAGGGATGATTCCCCTATGTTGAAATCCTTGCCAGAAGGCATGCGATCTCTCACAGCATTACAAAAACTAATTGTTATCGGAGGTTAA